The genomic window GTGGCTCAACAGCAACACAGGATCTCTTTGTGTTCCTGTGTACATGATCTCCTCATGGTGACTGAACTATATCATAGTAATAGTATGTGGATAGAGCTCTCTTGTGGTCTGCCAGCCTTGATGCTGATGGTACTTGGTGTGGCTATGAATTGGAGATTCTTGATTTGTAAGGAGAGTGGGATTTATGCCCGTACagcacagacaaaagaaagaaaaaagttcagaaagatatttcaACAGTGCAAGAATTATGATGGTGAAATataaatttaattacacatacttaaccgtgacccaactagtgcagactccggcaggggtctgacattcctgtcctgtgcaaactactatctgcctatgcggaaaAAACGAAACTACGGCGGCATTGATTTCTGATTGGATGTTTTTATTTAGTATTGATCACCTTCAAGTACATTAGCAGAAGAGGACTTGGAGCTGAACACAGAGAACTGAACAACAATGatcaaaaagaaagcagaaaactAATGAAACTAAGTTATCCCATGACAATGATAATGTTCATTCTTGTGAAACACAAGTTTCAACAAATCATGATTATAAAGTTTCACTAGACTTTATAAGAGTGAGAATAATGTTCATGCATGTAAAACACCAGTTTTAACAAACCATGATAATAAAGTTTCACTAGATGTTATAAGAGTGAGAATAATGTTCATGCATGTTAAACACAAGTTTCAGCAAATCATGATTATAAAGTTTCACTAAACTTTGTGAAAGTGAAACATAACAAATATTGAAATTATAGAAATTATGAATTGTATTGTCTCAAACAATTATACTTTAAATGTTTCAGGTACAAAGTGATTCTTCGACAAATCATCCAGTCTGAGGGGGATGACAAAGTGCCATCCTTACAAGCCTTTGTTGAAGCATGTAGGTATTTGTTCTGTTTAGGGTTAGAAGCAGAAACATGGAAACAATTCCTCAGAGATTGTGTTTAGTTTGAGGTAGAGCAATACGTGGGGGTTTCAAATGAAAGGGATAAGGTGGTTTCAGATAAATGTCAGGGTTGTGCCATGAAAAAACATTCAAGTTGTCTCGTGGATTGACaccacagacagtcacagagtgcacgcatgcatgaaaacatgcatgcatgcatgcacacacatgcgagcacatatacacacatatctactctctatctctctttgattTATCCCAGATGCATTTAGACAGATACACAAGAGTAAATGTAATAAAACTGTCAATACAAAAAAAGttcacaccatcactatcatcattaatgATCTTGATTTAAATAAAGAATTACTGCTGGTACACCACTTTAGAAACTTTACAGAAAGCATAACATTTTATTCATCAAAGAgaaaaagtcaaacaaaaaaaaaccccaaaccaaaaacaaaatgattCAAGTCAGTGCAAGCGAATTGTAATGGGAGTTTGAAAAGCAAAAGATGTTTTTCCTTTATGTTTGCCGCCCAACAGTGGTGAATGAGAACGTGAGCCTGGTGATCTCCCGGCAGATCCTAGGTGATTTTGCTTCCCAGTTGGAGCACCTGTCTGACCCTGATGCCAAAGTGGTCGCCCACTTCACCCTGGAGAAGATCCACACACGGGTTATCTCTTTTGAAGAACAGGtgaacggtgtgtgtgagtgtgtgtgtgtttggtgtgataaAGTATTTTGGAATTATATATGGTGCTCAGATATATGGATGTACTGACGTATTGCCACATGGATATATTGAATTTGATGTGTTGACTGGCGGAACTgctgagtggtcaaagcgttggactttcaatctgtgaatTCCAAGAACATAACCGGCatgcacctaccccccccccctcctaaaacagagtatgactgccaacataGCTGGGGTTAAGagagtcatacacataaaagcacacttgTGTATAaaatgaatgtgggagtcgcagcccatgaacgaagaagatgaagaaggaaaaatgTATTCATTGCTGACTAATCCATGTGTTTATGCACTTCTTAGGGTTCAGTCTTTGTGGCAATATCAGAGATTTAAAAGTGCATTCATGACAAGATAGTATGATATTGATCTTGGctgacacatgtatatatatctactCTGATCCAACGAGATCACTCTATCtacattcccagattcaaacactccacagttgGCTGctgctctttttctgtttctggacCATCTATACTTTAGAcgatctccctctttcgcttcaacAGAtatctacactcagctctttctagTCTGGCCTTAAAGCTGACATCTCTTTTAAAATagctccccccctcccgtccctttTTCCAGTCTACAATTTCGCAagctttctgtttaaaaaaaaagttttgtcttTTAAAGTTTTGTCTGAGttatgactggtgtgaaagcgcttgatttttctcagcacaagattcagcactatataatgtAAAtgccttcctttttcttctgatgatgattatctttgAAAGTGCTTGACAAGATAGTGTAATGTTGGTCTTGGCTAACGTGGAGAAATGGGTGTTGGTCTTTTTGAAGGTGGCTGCTATCCGACAGTATCTGGCCAATATCTATGAAAGGGAGCAGAGCTGGAGAGAAGCAGCCAATGTGTTGGTGGGCATTCCTCTTGAGACAGGACAGAAGTGAGTACCAAGATGCTGTAAGCATGGAGACATGACTTTGAAAGCATTGTTGCATGCATTGCCCAAACACATCTCTTGATGATTAAACATATAATAGTGAGCAGCGCTGTAGATGACATCTGTACTTAGATTTCATCTCTGAtcctgtttctttttgttattgtgtcaggtcttgtatttctgtctcttgtttgtctgcctgcctgttcatattacacacacatgcacgtgcgcacacatgtgcAGATGTATCATTCAGCCCCTCATTCTgtgcccccaaacacacatatatgcagaTACTTTGTTTGGATCCAACAGTCAAAGTTTGATGTACCTTCCTCTGGTTTCGTTAAACTATAGAGCAATGCGAATCTGTTTTATGCATGaaataggtgtttttttgtttgtttttaaaattttgaaaatattaaaattttgaaaatattaaCATCAAATTCAGTAACTTGTAATTATTACATTTGAGTTATGATTATTCTGTCTTCTGTTTTGTAAAGAAGATATTTATACTTCAGCCTGTTCATGTATTTCTGAAATAATAATGGGACCAAGTGACATGAGAATATTGTCACTTAAACTATACAGATTGTGGGGCAGTAAAAAATGAAAGATAGagtggaataaaataaaataaatgttatAACTTTGGGTTCATTAAAAATGATTCTGGTttgtaaagtttaaaaaaaaagttgggtttttttatggttatatatatatatatatatatatatatatatatatatatatataatctccctctctctctctctctatttgctgCCAGTGATGAAATACTCCAGTGCAAATGTTCTATCTGAAAAAATCTGTTATTAAAATCCTGTCAAATGTTTGTGCCAGGCAATACTCTACAGACTACAAGTTAGCAGCATAAGTGTGTGACATGCAACACTCCACAGGCTACAAGGTAGCATCATAAGTGTGTGTCATGCAACACTCCACAGGCTACAAGTTAGCATCATAAGTGTGTGACATGCAACACTCCACAGGCTACAAGTTAGCATCATGTTGTGTGTCAAGCAATACTCCACAGACTACAAGTTAGCATCCTGTTTTTGTTTGAGGCAATACTCCACAGACTACaagtttgcattgtgttgtgtgtcaggcaATACTCTACAGACTACAAGTTAGCATCCTGTTTTTGTGTGAGGCAATACTCCACAGACTACAAgttagcattgtgttgtgtgtcaggcaATACTCCACAGACTACAAGGTAGCATCATAAGTGTGTGTCAGGCAATACTCTACAGACTACAAGTTAGCATCCTGTTTTTGTGTGAGGCAATACTCCACAGACTACAAGTtaacgttgtgttgtgtgtcaggcaATACTCCACAGACTACAAGTTAGCAGCATAAGTGTGTGACATGCAACACTCCACAGGCTACAAGTTAGCATCATGTTGTGTGTCAAGCAATACTCCACAGACTACAAGTTAGCATCCTGTTTTTGTTTGAGGCAATACTCCACAGACTACaagtttgcattgtgttgtgtgtcaggcaATACTCTACAGACTACAAGCTGGAGACATACCTGAAGATAGCACGGCTGTACCTGGAGGATGATGATGCTGTGCAGGCTGAGGCCTTCATCAACCGAGCGTCCATACtgcaggcagacaccaagaatgAGGAACTGCAGATACATTATAAGGTAAGGAGGGGACCAGATATACTATAAGGTAGGGAGGAAAACATATATGTTATAGCTGCAAGATAGGGAGGGAAGCAGATACACAATAAGGTAGGGAGGGGAACCAGATATACTATAAGGTAGGGGGGGACCTGATACACTATAAGGTAGAGAAGGAACCAGATTTACTATAAGATAATGAGGGGGACCAGATACAGTATAATGTAAGGATGGAATTAGATATAGTATAACGAAGGGAAGGGACCACTATAATGTAGGGAGGGAGCCAGATATTGTGTATGCTTTTGTGGCTGTGACCTGTTCACATATTCAGCTTCTGTATTTTTCTTGCAGTTTTTATTTTACTGTTGAAGTGTCATGTATTTAtacaatttttgaaaaaaaacaacaaacaagcaaacaaaaaaaggcagAAGTAGATGTCTCCTGTTTTCGTGATGATGAAGTCTTCTGTGTGATGCTctttatatgtgagtgtgtgtgcatgcacaaatatTTATAACATTCAAGATCAGTTTTATGATTTATAATCTTGACGTTAATGCACAGTTTTTGTGTAAATTtgcactaaaacaaacaaaaaacaaaacaaaggaaaacaaacaaacaaacaaacaaaaaaaatcagttttctgattttattttgttttcaaattctaTGTTTCTGGTTGTGtcagttttgatttgtttttggttgtggtTCATCATCCTATTTCAGTTTAAAATTGAATTGAAAACTTTTTAAAATTTGATTGATTTATATCTGGATTTGATAAGTGTTAAGAATTCTTCAGTATGATTTCTAATTGTACTGAAGGCTGGTTATCTCATCTTTCCTGCATTTCTTTGTGAATATCattgaatatcttttttttttttgttgtttttttttgtttttgatgtgtcGTCATGTTATATGATTAGATGTTTTGCAGTACTTGAGTAATTGTCTGCTTGATCTTATTCTGTTGtgcggaagacagaaaaaaaacaaacaaaccgcaaaGTGATAGAAAGTTTTACTTTTAAAGAAAGAACCAGTGAGCAAAGAGAACACAATGGaaacaatgtgaaaaaaaaaaaagagccagcaTGATCTCCCTTTGTTCTGGTGTTCACTTCAACTCATTGGCTGAAAATGTTGCAAGGTGGCACCAGTGGCAGGCAGAGAGCAAATGATCCCTGAAAGTTTTAAAAATAGTAGAAAATTTTAGAAAGTTGTAACAGAtagctgaacatttttttttcttttactgcaGGCTTGTTATGCCAGAGTGTTGGACTTTCGCCGGAAGTTCATCGAAGCTGCTCAGCGCTACAATGAGCTGTCTTACAAGACCATCATAGCTGAGGAAGAGAGACTACAAGCATTGAAGAACGCCCTGATCTGCACCATTCTGGCTTCTGCTGGTGAGATGGGGTTCTTTTAGTGTTGCAGTGGATGTAGTACTTTGTGTGAGCAGTGAGGGGGATggattcatgtgattttttttcccaacaccACGAGTTGATAATTGaaaaaggtggggtttttttttggtttttttttgcaagtCATTGTTCAGCTTATGAAAGGAGTTATAAAAAAACCCCCAGACAACCATGCTTACAGATGTGTAAATATAGACATCCATGCAAATTGAAGTCACACATGCTTATAAATATATGAAAAGCATGAGACTTTGAGGGTGAGTGTATGTGCACAGTATGAATCCATATATGTACattcgcacaagcacacacacttacacacatacacacagttgtgTGCATGTTCATACACGTGTACGtacatgtatgaatgcatgaaaaATGACGTAACAATCTTACATCACATGTATGTGCAAATGCACATTCATGTGCCCTcaaaactacacacatacattcacagagTGGCTTGCcatgtcttttctgttttattgcaTAATCTGACACTCTTGGAAATGATGTGTTGCAGGTCAGCAGAGATCCCGTATGCTGGCAACCCTGTTCAAAGACGAACGTTGTCAGCAGCTGTCCGCATTTAACATTCTGGAGAAAATGTTAGTTTGAAATAACTGGTTTTGGATGGTTACATGTGTGGATCTGGGACATTTGTTAACACCTGGATGAGTAAAGAACTGAACTTGGCAGAACTAAGTTCCTTATACTATTTGAAATTTTACTGGAATTATCattgcatgattttttttgttaacCTACTGTTTCATTGCTGTCTAATGGTTATATGCATTACATTGATCTAGATACTTTAtaaagcgcctgtcctcggtcagagaccaagctctaagcgctttataaacaaggggtcgtttacacaacaggctgcttacctgggtagagccaactgacagctgccattgggcgctcatcattcgtttcctgtgtcattcaatcagatttcaggcacgcacacatacacactccgacaaacatgtaacatttaacattttatttgtatagccgttttgtttatttaccctgccatgtaggcagccatactccgttttcaggggtgtgcatgctgggtatgttcttgtttccagaacccactgaacgctgacatgagttacaggatctttaacgtgcgtatttgatcttctgcgtgcgtatacacatgaagggggttcaggcactggcaggtctgcacatatgttgacctgggagatcggaaaaatctccaccctttacccaccaggcgccaccgagatttgaacccaggaccctctgattgaaagtccaacactttaaccattcagctattgcgacGGTCGTTTGTATGAAGTTTGTGACAGGAAGGTTGATTTCTTACAAACACTGAGCTTGAAAgcactgttgtgttttgtttacaGCAATGAATGGATTGGAATGTGATTTAATTGAGTTCTCTGTGAGAAATGAGAAATGTTGGAAGAAAGGGATGAAAGATATTTTTCATTGTTGTTCAGGACAAAAAATAGAGGCAGGGTTCTTTTGAACTGTTTTATGTTGTAAGTTGGTCTTGTTTTATCTGATTTCTATTTTTGTTACTTAGGTTTGAAATCTGAAATGATGATAAATGACCATCAAAGAATGTTTGACATGTTTCAGGTACCTGGACAGAATTATACGCAGCAGTGATCTGCATGAGTTTGAGGGCATGCTTCTGCCTCACCAGAAGGCCATCACAGCTGATGGTCAGTGATGTTATAAacacatggaggggtgggggaaggcatAGCCATGGGTAGATAGAATAACCCTGTGGATTTTCAGAAATGGATGGATGCTCATGTTTGTGCAAAGGCACTGGACACAAGTGTAGAACAGACAAATTGTAATGCAGTAGGTGGCCAACTTTattcatatatacagacagaaactcttgtgtgtgcttgtgtggatcTGTatgtcaccttttttcttttttttcttttttcaaaatatcAAAGCCTCAGGCTTACAGTATGAAACTTCCATGACATTGTTTCCTTCCTCAAGGCTTTTCTtcattgtttgtgtatgtgtattttaatCCATTGATTCTCATGGTAAAACAGGGCAGTCATATATAAAGGGTGTGGTGATACGACAGGTTCTACCATTGTGGACCGTGCTGTGATAGAACACAACTTGCTGTCGGCAAGCAAACTGTACAACAACATCTCCTTCACTGAACTGGGGGCTCTACTGGAGATTCCACCAGCAAAGGTATGCATTCGTTGTGTTTGATGACTGTGTGATAGAACGCTTCTGCCTTGTCATAAATAAATGGTCTGATAAATCTGGTCTGAAGGGCTTTGgttttagaaaaagaagaaaaaaaagagggtgtgaagggaaggagagaatgTTGATGACATCAGTGTCTAATAGTGACAAGTTTTACAAATGAATGGTTGTAGTGTTAGCATCAGAAGGTCGGCAGTGTGAATGATTGTGGTGTTAGCAGAAGAAATGGTGAGTTTTCTGTGGATGGATTTGGTTTTCGCAGTAGAAAAGAGGGGTAATCTGTGAatggttgtggtgttgacagTAAAAGAGTGAGTTATTTGTGAATAGTTGTGGTGCTGGCAGTTGAACAGGGAATTTATCTATAAATAGTTGTAGTGTTGGGAATAGAAAAGGAGGGTAATCTGGTAATCTGTGAATAGTTGTGGTGTTGGCAGTAGAAAAGGGGGGTAATCTGTTTCTTCTTGTTGCAGGCGGAGAAAATTGCCTCTCAGATGATCACGGAAGGCCGTATGAATGGTTATGTTGATCAGATTGATTCCATTGTACACTTTGAAGGTGGGAGGATTGTTATTCTTagagtatatttgtgtgtgttgtctctatGTAGATAAATGGAGTGGAGTGTTCaccaagtggtaacgcgtctgccaaggaagtgagagaatctgagtgcactggtttgaatcccatagttgccagtattttttctttcctccactagaccttgagtggtggtctggacgctagatatttggatgagacaataaaccgaggtcctgtgttcagcatgcacttcgcgcatgtaaaagaacccacgacaacaaaagggttgtccctggcaaaattcttttagaaaaatccactttaatggataaacaaatagaattgcagaaaggaaaaaataccaaaaaatgggtggctttctcagtgtagcgacaccctgtccatggggagagcagcgtgaATTTAACACACAAATCGTTTGTGAtaaaagaacaatacaatgcaatgcaatgcaatgcaatacaaattacaatacaatacaatacaatacaatacaatacaatacaatacaatatgcgtATGTAAGTGTGTGAGCTTTTTTATGTTTCATTCAGTGTCTctggtggtgtttctttttttaaattaaaaaaaaaatccttttgttTAATTCCTTGACTGCTGAATCATGGTGAAATTGAATAAGTGTAGCATGAATCTGAGGGACAATTTCTACATTTTGTATACTTATTAGTGGTTTAGTTGATCTTCCTGATAAAAAGTTTTGTATTTTCAAGAGGAAGAAACAGTGATGACCTGCATCTTGACTTTTGAGCTCTGTGTTGTCTCAGTGAGGCTGCAGGCCTTCACTGATCAGCATCTTGTTCTTTTtacctcagctctgtgaagaatAACTGGGGCACCGCACAGCAGAACTGTTAGCCAGATTCCTTCGGGTCTTTCGGTAGCATGCCATAGCCTGggcctctgcaaatggttttcctgttcatgctgcagtgttgtcagtccatagttatgttttgtttctgttcccctctttctccctcccccagcagctccttggaggattgttttagcaaggccattggattttGTTACATTGCCATACCAGCATAGTTTTCTTTACTGATGTgagcagatcttcataaggtccgatgtgctgcttgatggtttggtgtacttgttcactggtgatgtgatcagtgtatatgATGTTTAGTGTCTTGCGATAACTCCTCATTATCATGCCCATCAGCAACGTTGTAGGGGttaaagaaaaaagttgaagaactttttcattttgttgtcacA from Babylonia areolata isolate BAREFJ2019XMU chromosome 1, ASM4173473v1, whole genome shotgun sequence includes these protein-coding regions:
- the LOC143284822 gene encoding COP9 signalosome complex subunit 4-like, whose translation is MAAAVKQQLAQLANQSHSGGSHKDVSEKYKVILRQIIQSEGDDKVPSLQAFVEALVNENVSLVISRQILGDFASQLEHLSDPDAKVVAHFTLEKIHTRVISFEEQVAAIRQYLANIYEREQSWREAANVLVGIPLETGQKQYSTDYKLETYLKIARLYLEDDDAVQAEAFINRASILQADTKNEELQIHYKACYARVLDFRRKFIEAAQRYNELSYKTIIAEEERLQALKNALICTILASAGQQRSRMLATLFKDERCQQLSAFNILEKMYLDRIIRSSDLHEFEGMLLPHQKAITADGSTIVDRAVIEHNLLSASKLYNNISFTELGALLEIPPAKAEKIASQMITEGRMNGYVDQIDSIVHFEARETLPMWDRQIQSLCFQVNNIIEKISQTSPDWFAKAMESQIQ